One Coprobacter fastidiosus genomic window, GTCGGAACCAGCAAATGGCTGATATTTCCCATGTAAGGATTTACGTAATCTACCGGAGTTTTTTCTGTAACATTCGGTGTGCTACAGGAAACCAACAAGGCTAACGCACCAAGCAAAAAATTCTGGATGTTTCTCATAAATTATTTTTTTGTGTTTGTATATATTTAAAGTACTTCTTTAAAACCTATCTTAAAAGCTTATTTAGATTCAACTGACTTTTTCGAATTACAATAAAAACGATTTCAAGAATCTATCTAAATTTTCCGATAATAAAATGATAATAAAATTATATATTCAAATTTTTCGAACCTCTTTCGGGGATGTTTTCCTCAACCCTACTTCGTCTTTCAGCCTATTATCTCATAAAATCAGAAAAATATTTTCAGAATAATTCTGAACAAAGATCTAAACAATTCTAAATTCAAGACAAAAATAAAATATCTGTCTTAAAATTTGAGTAATAACAGATTAATTTGAACCTAAAATTCAAATTAAACGAAAGAATTTTTTTGTTTTTTCATTTTTTTATGATTGTCTAAAAACATACAAAAAGACAATACGTCCATTTTTATTTTCGATCATCCAAATAAAATATTAATTGTTCATTAATATACACTTTCTCGACAAAATGTGCCCTTCTCATACAAATTACAAAAACCTTAAAACGTAATTAAATATTTTCAATATTCTTGAATAAAAGATTTTATAATCTACTTAAAGCCTGTCCGAGTTTTCACTATAATTTGCTCACCTTAAAATCAATGCTAAACTATCTTTTAATAGGCTGCCATCAATTATATTATATATACCTGATTTTAAAACAGAAAGCAAGTAGAAATACAAAAAAAAGCATTATTTACATCAAATAAATAAAAATGCCGTTTTTTTTTCGTTTCTTTGCATGATAGTTAGTCTGTCTAAAACTTGAAGTGCATAAAAAATAATAAATGAAGCGTTTATTTTTATTCTTCTTTTTTCTTATTGCAGTATCGCTCCATGCAGAAGATCTGAATTTGGGTCTATATATTAAATCAAACCAATATACCGGAGCACAACGAACCGGACTCATTCTGAATGACAGAAAGCCTTTCCAATTATCCTCTAAAGGGGTTTCTTTATCTTTTGATCTTTATATTCGTAAAGAACCCATTCTTTTTGGTTTCATAAACCGGATTATTACCAATACCGGAGAGAATATTGATCTTCTAATCTCCCCCAATAATGGAGAACATGTATATGTTTCATTATTAGTCAATGAAAAAAGATATAACATCGCCACAATAGAACATAACAGATGGATACCTGTAAAAATTTCATTATTACCGGAGAACAAACAAATAGAACTTACTTTCGGTTCTCAAAAGAAAAGTTTTGAACACTCTTTTTCCAATGTACATAATTTTCAAGTTAGCTTCGGAGCTTGCAGAATTCCCAAATATAAATCTCCGGAAGCTGCACCTATAAATATAAAAAACATACGAGTATATGAAGGAAATAAACTAATTCGTTATTGGCAATTAGGAAAACACCAAGAAAGCTTTTGTTTAGATTCAATAAGACATATACCTGCTCATGCAGATAATCCTATTTGGCTTATCAATACTCATAGTAAATGGGAAAAAGTATTCAGTATCAAACAAAAAGACGAACCTCAATTCGATTTCGATCCAATTCACGGAATATTCTATTTTTTGTCTAATCAAGACTTACAGACCCTTTATACTTATAATGTAGTTACGAGAACAGAAAGAATTATAAAAGATATATCGGGATATCCTGCCGGAGACAAGAATGACGGATTATTCTATATTCCCGATACTCAAGAACTTATATCTTTCGATCTCAATAACAAAACATTATCCCGATATATGCCGGCAACTAACGAATGGGAAAACAAATCTGTCCCCGAAGTAGATATGCAATATTATGATCATACTCAAACTTATAATCCGACGGATACTTCTATAATTACCTTCGGAGGATATGGACATTATATATATAAAAACGATTTATTCAAAATAAAACCATATACCGGGAAATGGGAAAAAATTAAAATCGAAGACATCGATCCTCGTTTCTTTGCAACATCGGCCGTAGTCGATAATAATCTATACATATTTGGAGGAAGAGGGTGCAAATCAGGTCGCCAAGAAATGTCTCCGCACAATTATTATGATCTGTATAAAATCAATTTGCAAACTTTTAAAACAGAGAAATTATGGAATATAGAAATGCCCGACACCGTAAATATTTTCCCGGGAAGAAACATGATTTACAATTCGTCTGATAATAGTTTCTATGTTCTTATTATCAATCCTAAACCCTATCTTGTAAAAATAAGAATAGACAAACCCGGATTAGAACGAGTTTCAGATGATATCAATGTAGATTTAAAATCTGACGAACGAATCAATTACACTCTGTATCAATTCCCTGAAAAACAAAAAATATACGCATTATTCTGTAAACAATATAAAGATTCGACATCACTATTCGATATTTATTCTATCCATTATCCAACATTATCTTATGTCAATACTTTACAAGAAAAATCTGAACCGAAAATATTTTACACCCTTCTCGGTATTGCAATTGTATTGGCAAGTATTGCTTTTATTTTCTTCAAAAGAAAAAATAATTCTTCGGAAACTAAAGCCCCGATTATCAAACCAGAAACCTCTTTACCTTCAGGTTCTACCGATCAAGAAGAAGTTAAACGCAAGCCTATCTTCGATTCAACCCACTCTTGTATTCGTCTATTGGGAAAATTCCAAGTTAAAGATAAAGAAGGTAATGATATATCAGGCAGTTTCACACCTATTCTAAAATCTCTATTGCTATTAATTTTATTGCATAGCCAAAAAGATGAACGAGGTATTACCAATAAAAAAATAGACGAGACTTTATGGGGGGACAAAAGCGAAAAATCTGCACAAAACAACCGAAACGTCTCACTAAGTAAATTAAGGTCATTATTAGAAAAGATCGGAAATGTCCGTATCGTGCAAGATAATAATTTCTGGAAAATAGAAAGCGATAATCCTGCATACTGTGATTATCAAATGGCTCTTCAATACATTCAAGAAGCTACTAACAGTCAGCACAAAGAAGAATCTTTTTTCTATGATTTACTCGAATTACTATTTTACGGGCCACTACTTCCTAATACCCAATTTGTCTGGTTAGATAATTTTAAAAGCGATTATTCTTGTGCAACTATCGATTTATTAAATGAACTCTTAAAAAAAGAAGAGTTCTTGCACAATGATAAATTCCGGTTACAAATTGCAGAGACCATATTTTCTCACGATATACTAAACGAAGAAGCGTTACAAGTCAAATGTACTCTATTATATAACAGCGGGAAAAAAGGAATAGCAAAAAACACATACGATAATTTCTGCAAAGAATAT contains:
- a CDS encoding Kelch repeat-containing protein — encoded protein: MKRLFLFFFFLIAVSLHAEDLNLGLYIKSNQYTGAQRTGLILNDRKPFQLSSKGVSLSFDLYIRKEPILFGFINRIITNTGENIDLLISPNNGEHVYVSLLVNEKRYNIATIEHNRWIPVKISLLPENKQIELTFGSQKKSFEHSFSNVHNFQVSFGACRIPKYKSPEAAPINIKNIRVYEGNKLIRYWQLGKHQESFCLDSIRHIPAHADNPIWLINTHSKWEKVFSIKQKDEPQFDFDPIHGIFYFLSNQDLQTLYTYNVVTRTERIIKDISGYPAGDKNDGLFYIPDTQELISFDLNNKTLSRYMPATNEWENKSVPEVDMQYYDHTQTYNPTDTSIITFGGYGHYIYKNDLFKIKPYTGKWEKIKIEDIDPRFFATSAVVDNNLYIFGGRGCKSGRQEMSPHNYYDLYKINLQTFKTEKLWNIEMPDTVNIFPGRNMIYNSSDNSFYVLIINPKPYLVKIRIDKPGLERVSDDINVDLKSDERINYTLYQFPEKQKIYALFCKQYKDSTSLFDIYSIHYPTLSYVNTLQEKSEPKIFYTLLGIAIVLASIAFIFFKRKNNSSETKAPIIKPETSLPSGSTDQEEVKRKPIFDSTHSCIRLLGKFQVKDKEGNDISGSFTPILKSLLLLILLHSQKDERGITNKKIDETLWGDKSEKSAQNNRNVSLSKLRSLLEKIGNVRIVQDNNFWKIESDNPAYCDYQMALQYIQEATNSQHKEESFFYDLLELLFYGPLLPNTQFVWLDNFKSDYSCATIDLLNELLKKEEFLHNDKFRLQIAETIFSHDILNEEALQVKCTLLYNSGKKGIAKNTYDNFCKEYHTLLGVEYNIPFSQIIHANE